The region ACACCATTTGCAGCAACAAAAGTAGCGGAGGTTGTAAGTTCTGTTCTTCAAAAAACCGGCATGAGAGAAATTGCTGTTTTTATAAGAGGGGTTGGACAAGGAAGAGAAGCAGCTCTTAGATCGCTTGCTAATAGGGGTGTTAATATTATTTCCATAAAGGATGTAACTCCAATTCCTCACAATGGTCCTAAGGCGAAAAAACCAAGAAAACCATAATATTCTTTTATAAAAATTATTTAAAAAATAAACATGGAAAAATCTTGTAAAATTTGCAGAAGAGTGGGGGATAAGCTTTTTCTTAAGGGGGAGAAATGTTCTTCTCCGAAATGTCCATTTTTAAGAAAACCTTTTCCACCGGGAGAAACCCCTAAAAAAAGAAAATTCGGGACTGTTTCAGAATACGGCAAAGAACTAAAAGAAGTCCAAAAGCTTAAAAAAGCTTACCTTATTTCGGGAGAACAATTTAGAAAAATCATTAAAGAAGCACTTCTTAAAATGGGTAAAGAAGACGTTTCAAAGCTTTTAATTAAAAAGTTAGAAAAAAAACTATTCAATGTTATCTATAGAGCAGGTCTTTCAACCTCAAGAAGAGGAGCAAAACAACTTATTTCCCACGGACATTTTCTTTTAAATGGAAAAAAAGTAGATATACCCTCAATCGAAATTAAGGTAAATGACGAGATAAAAATTAAAGAAAAGTCAAAAAATAGTCCCTATTTTAAAAAAATACTACCTTCTTTTAAAAAAGAAAATAATCCTCCTTCTTGGCTTAAAATTAATAAAGAAAAAAGTGTAATAAAGGTCGTTTCAGAACCAGAAACAGAGGACATTGAAAAACAGGTCGATGTCCCGTCTATCTTTTCATTTTACGGTAGATAATATTTATCTATCAGAAAAAATCTATGATAAATTTTTCATTTAACATAAAAACCATAAAAAAAGACACAAACAGATCTATTTTTGAAATTGAACCTTTATATCCAGGTTATGGGGTTACAATAGGAAATTCCCTAAGAAGAGTTTTACTTTCTTCAATCGAAGGAGCTGCAATTACACAGGTAAAAATTAGAAATGTTGCTAGTGAATTCACAACAATCCCAGGAGTAAAAGAAGATACGCTAG is a window of Candidatus Paceibacterota bacterium DNA encoding:
- the rpsD gene encoding 30S ribosomal protein S4, with product MEKSCKICRRVGDKLFLKGEKCSSPKCPFLRKPFPPGETPKKRKFGTVSEYGKELKEVQKLKKAYLISGEQFRKIIKEALLKMGKEDVSKLLIKKLEKKLFNVIYRAGLSTSRRGAKQLISHGHFLLNGKKVDIPSIEIKVNDEIKIKEKSKNSPYFKKILPSFKKENNPPSWLKINKEKSVIKVVSEPETEDIEKQVDVPSIFSFYGR